A genomic segment from Kineococcus rhizosphaerae encodes:
- a CDS encoding Asp23/Gls24 family envelope stress response protein has protein sequence MADVGTLGALDTATTRGATDPGRPDAAERGRTDVADRVAERIATRAAADVPGSVRTGGGTGGGSGTTDQVRKAVGGAVDDVLGRSLPSVDCTRAGDRVRVHVHVAAVWPVPAAELAAAVRDHVRDRLAHLGGYTVDACDVTVDRYVLSERDTRRRVQ, from the coding sequence GTGGCTGACGTCGGCACCCTCGGCGCCCTGGACACCGCCACCACCCGGGGCGCGACGGACCCCGGCCGCCCCGACGCCGCCGAGCGGGGCCGCACCGACGTCGCCGACCGCGTCGCCGAGCGCATCGCCACCCGCGCCGCCGCCGACGTCCCCGGCTCGGTCCGCACCGGCGGCGGGACCGGGGGCGGGTCCGGCACCACCGACCAGGTCCGCAAGGCCGTGGGAGGGGCCGTGGACGACGTGCTCGGCCGTTCCCTGCCGAGCGTCGACTGCACCCGCGCCGGGGACCGCGTCCGCGTCCACGTCCACGTCGCCGCCGTCTGGCCCGTCCCGGCGGCGGAACTCGCGGCCGCCGTCCGCGACCACGTCCGCGACCGGCTGGCCCACCTCGGCGGGTACACCGTCGACGCCTGCGACGTGACCGTCGACCGGTACGTCCTGTCCGAGCGCGACACCCGACGGAGGGTCCAGTGA
- a CDS encoding DUF2273 domain-containing protein has translation MSSSTTGLLAGLLLALIAGTAGGGWFLLALLFAAIGYGIGAHLEGRIDLGSLLPGRSRG, from the coding sequence ATGTCGTCGTCGACCACCGGCCTGCTGGCCGGTCTGCTGCTGGCCCTCATCGCCGGAACCGCCGGCGGTGGCTGGTTCCTGCTCGCCCTGCTCTTCGCCGCCATCGGCTACGGCATCGGCGCCCACCTCGAGGGCCGCATCGACCTCGGCTCCCTCCTCCCGGGACGCAGCCGTGGCTGA
- a CDS encoding Asp23/Gls24 family envelope stress response protein, with amino-acid sequence MADTTATTTRPTAAGTGTPGLGNGLGNASRTGTGNGLGSDHGSTTIADTVVSKIAGIAAGDVSGVHALGGGAARAVGALRERIPGGRVNRAQGVSVEVGERQAAIDIELIAEYGVPIADLTAAVRRNVIASVERMTGLEVTEVNLEVSDIHLPEDDEDTEKPTARVQ; translated from the coding sequence ATGGCTGACACCACCGCCACCACGACCCGCCCCACCGCCGCCGGCACCGGGACGCCCGGCCTCGGCAACGGCCTCGGGAACGCCTCCCGCACCGGTACCGGGAACGGCCTCGGCAGCGACCACGGAAGCACCACCATCGCCGACACCGTCGTGTCCAAGATCGCCGGGATCGCCGCGGGTGACGTCTCCGGCGTGCACGCCCTCGGCGGTGGCGCCGCCCGCGCCGTCGGCGCCCTGCGCGAGCGCATCCCCGGCGGCCGCGTCAACCGCGCCCAGGGGGTTTCGGTGGAGGTCGGCGAGCGCCAGGCTGCCATCGACATCGAACTCATCGCCGAGTACGGCGTCCCCATCGCCGACCTCACCGCTGCGGTGCGCCGCAACGTCATCGCCTCCGTGGAACGCATGACCGGCCTGGAGGTCACCGAGGTCAACCTCGAGGTCTCCGACATCCACCTGCCCGAGGACGACGAGGACACCGAGAAGCCCACCGCGCGGGTCCAGTGA
- a CDS encoding MIP/aquaporin family protein, whose amino-acid sequence MNTRASSDPVEVRRSGPSRPRSTAGGSGLFGSSPGTRLLRSATAEVVGTFVLVLAGTATAIGAGQAQPVYQLVAVVLAFGIALAAMAATLGHVSGCHLNPAVTLALATTRRFPWRAVPAYVVAQLLGGVLGSLAAWGAYSGSGRDVVALSATVPADGVGTGRAFFVEAVVTFVLVLVVISVATDERVPGGLAPLAVGAALATAIFIAGPVTGGAVNPARAFGPAVVSGTTTSLWLYLVAPVVGGLVAAVLYDRLLRPAAPPAEAD is encoded by the coding sequence GTGAACACCCGCGCTTCGTCCGATCCCGTCGAGGTCCGCAGGTCCGGCCCGTCCAGGCCGCGCAGCACCGCAGGGGGTTCGGGCCTGTTCGGCAGCAGTCCCGGAACCCGGCTGCTGCGGTCGGCGACCGCCGAGGTCGTCGGGACCTTCGTCCTCGTCCTCGCGGGGACGGCCACCGCCATCGGCGCCGGCCAGGCGCAACCCGTCTACCAACTGGTGGCCGTGGTCCTGGCCTTCGGCATCGCGCTGGCGGCCATGGCCGCCACGCTCGGCCACGTCTCCGGGTGCCACCTCAACCCCGCGGTGACGCTGGCCCTCGCCACCACCCGGAGGTTCCCGTGGCGCGCCGTCCCGGCCTACGTCGTGGCCCAACTGCTCGGAGGGGTGCTGGGGTCCCTGGCCGCCTGGGGTGCGTACTCCGGCAGCGGTCGCGACGTCGTCGCCCTGTCCGCGACCGTCCCCGCCGACGGCGTCGGCACCGGTCGGGCGTTCTTCGTCGAGGCCGTCGTGACGTTCGTCCTCGTGCTCGTCGTCATCTCCGTCGCCACCGACGAGCGTGTCCCCGGTGGCCTGGCGCCCCTCGCCGTCGGCGCGGCCCTCGCCACGGCCATCTTCATCGCCGGACCGGTCACCGGCGGCGCCGTGAACCCCGCCCGCGCGTTCGGTCCCGCGGTGGTCTCGGGCACCACGACCTCGTTGTGGCTGTACCTCGTCGCCCCCGTCGTCGGGGGCCTCGTGGCGGCGGTCCTCTACGACCGGCTGCTGCGGCCCGCCGCACCGCCCGCCGAGGCGGACTGA
- a CDS encoding phytanoyl-CoA dioxygenase family protein, with protein sequence MSTSTSSTAPLSDAQVEHFLDKGYVVLEHCFDAEQAAPIVDRAWERLGVDRDDPSTWDRPRVHLPSVEHVDAETFAPTAFTAACQLLGGRDRVETPWRWSDGIIANLGVGADRPFEEPSSAVGGWHKDGDFFRHFLDSPEQGLLTIVLWTDVVSRGGGTFVATDSVGVVARFLAEHPEGVLPDVLQQTRLIEQCHEFVELTGEAGDVVLMHPFVLHATSQNVLLAQRLITNPPLSLKEPLDFDRPDPAQSSPVEQAVLRGLGVERFAFAPTAPREDVVPPRLRAQQAG encoded by the coding sequence GTGAGCACCAGCACCAGCTCCACCGCGCCGCTCAGCGACGCGCAGGTCGAGCACTTCCTCGACAAGGGCTACGTCGTCCTGGAGCACTGCTTCGACGCCGAGCAGGCGGCCCCGATCGTGGACCGCGCCTGGGAGCGCCTCGGCGTGGACCGCGACGACCCCTCGACGTGGGACCGCCCGCGCGTGCACCTGCCCTCGGTCGAGCACGTCGACGCCGAGACGTTCGCCCCCACGGCCTTCACCGCCGCCTGCCAGCTGCTCGGCGGCCGCGACCGCGTCGAGACCCCCTGGCGCTGGAGCGACGGGATCATCGCCAACCTCGGCGTCGGGGCCGACCGCCCCTTCGAGGAACCCTCGTCCGCGGTGGGTGGCTGGCACAAGGACGGCGACTTCTTCCGCCACTTCCTGGACTCCCCCGAGCAGGGGCTCCTGACCATCGTGCTGTGGACCGACGTGGTGTCCCGGGGCGGGGGGACGTTCGTGGCGACCGACTCCGTCGGCGTGGTGGCCCGCTTCCTGGCCGAGCACCCCGAGGGCGTCCTGCCCGACGTGCTGCAGCAGACCCGGCTGATCGAGCAGTGCCACGAGTTCGTCGAGCTGACGGGCGAGGCGGGCGACGTGGTCCTCATGCACCCGTTCGTGCTGCACGCGACGTCGCAGAACGTCCTGCTCGCGCAGCGGCTCATCACCAACCCGCCGCTCAGCCTCAAGGAGCCCCTGGACTTCGACCGCCCCGACCCCGCGCAGTCCTCGCCGGTCGAGCAGGCCGTCCTGCGCGGGCTCGGCGTGGAGCGCTTCGCGTTCGCCCCGACCGCCCCCCGCGAGGACGTGGTGCCCCCGCGGCTGCGCGCGCAGCAGGCGGGCTGA
- a CDS encoding tyrosine-protein phosphatase, whose product MSETPERRRDSPVSEQIANLRDLAHADERLRPDVLWRSAQPLAGDGAPREVTTWPPATVVDLRSAAEIPAGPHPLPGSNVHHVALLDHAGDPGANAQRRRPLVEVYLSMLEPGTGLLRAASLVASEPGPVLVHCAAGKDRTGLVVALVLRLLDVPREAVLADFALTTEAMPEVMRRLLASSPLPEGADLSTLPKEYFTAPVEALEAILDVWDAHEGGTSGWALAHGADPDLVERLRARLLV is encoded by the coding sequence GTGAGTGAGACCCCTGAACGCCGCCGGGACAGCCCGGTGAGCGAGCAGATCGCCAACCTGCGCGACCTCGCCCACGCCGACGAGCGGCTGCGCCCGGACGTGCTGTGGCGCAGCGCCCAGCCCCTCGCGGGGGACGGAGCCCCGCGTGAGGTGACGACCTGGCCGCCGGCCACCGTCGTCGACCTGCGCTCGGCGGCCGAGATCCCCGCCGGCCCGCACCCGCTGCCGGGGTCGAACGTCCACCACGTCGCCCTGCTCGACCACGCGGGGGACCCCGGTGCGAACGCCCAGCGCCGACGCCCCCTGGTCGAGGTGTACCTCTCGATGCTGGAACCGGGCACGGGCCTGCTGCGGGCCGCGAGCCTCGTGGCCTCCGAGCCGGGGCCGGTCCTCGTGCACTGCGCCGCGGGCAAGGACCGCACCGGGCTGGTGGTCGCGCTGGTGCTGCGGTTGCTCGACGTCCCCCGCGAGGCCGTGCTGGCCGACTTCGCCCTCACCACCGAGGCCATGCCCGAGGTGATGCGGCGGTTGCTGGCCAGTTCCCCCCTGCCCGAGGGGGCCGACCTCTCGACGCTGCCGAAGGAGTACTTCACGGCTCCGGTGGAGGCGCTGGAGGCGATCCTCGACGTGTGGGACGCGCACGAGGGCGGGACGTCGGGCTGGGCCCTGGCCCACGGCGCCGACCCGGACCTCGTCGAGAGGCTCCGCGCCAGGTTGCTGGTCTGA
- a CDS encoding LacI family DNA-binding transcriptional regulator, producing MPRVTSADVARASGVSRTTVSYVLNGAAKPISATTRERVLAAARDLGYAPSAAARALRSGRSDLVLCVLPDWPIGAVLDALIEHLTEELCARGLLLLLHHGRDPRPLADLWRSVQPRVVVGLTPFSAEDERAMARAEVQVLTTGEHSGLVALQERTGALQVHHLAATGHRRIGYAAPDDDRVAGFAAQRLAGARAACAELGLPEPVALEVPLDAAAAARAVRTWHPDAAGAVSAVAAYNDDVALAVLAGLRAHGLRVPDDVAVVGVDDTALGRLADPPLTTVSQSVEVQAHHLAAQVIAALDGQAPPPRPEQVVHLVRRASA from the coding sequence GTGCCCCGGGTGACCAGCGCGGACGTGGCCCGCGCCAGCGGTGTGTCGCGCACCACCGTCAGCTACGTGCTCAACGGTGCCGCCAAACCGATCTCCGCCACCACCCGCGAGCGCGTCCTCGCCGCGGCCCGGGACCTGGGCTACGCCCCGTCGGCGGCCGCGCGGGCGTTGCGGTCCGGGCGCAGCGACCTCGTCCTGTGCGTCCTGCCGGACTGGCCGATCGGCGCGGTCCTCGACGCCCTCATCGAGCACCTCACCGAGGAGCTGTGCGCACGGGGACTGCTCCTGCTGCTGCACCACGGCCGCGACCCCCGGCCGCTGGCCGACCTGTGGCGCAGCGTCCAGCCGCGGGTCGTGGTCGGGCTCACGCCGTTCTCGGCCGAGGACGAGCGGGCGATGGCCCGCGCGGAGGTCCAGGTGCTCACCACGGGCGAGCACAGCGGGCTCGTGGCCCTGCAGGAACGCACCGGCGCGCTGCAGGTGCACCACCTCGCCGCCACCGGTCACCGGCGAATCGGTTACGCCGCACCGGACGACGACCGCGTCGCCGGCTTCGCCGCCCAGCGCCTCGCCGGGGCCCGGGCCGCGTGCGCCGAACTGGGCCTGCCGGAACCGGTGGCGCTGGAGGTCCCCCTGGACGCCGCCGCCGCCGCACGCGCCGTGCGCACCTGGCACCCGGACGCCGCAGGCGCGGTCAGCGCCGTGGCGGCCTACAACGACGACGTCGCGCTCGCCGTCCTGGCCGGGTTGCGCGCCCACGGTCTGCGCGTGCCCGACGACGTCGCGGTCGTCGGGGTCGACGACACCGCGCTGGGCCGCCTCGCCGACCCCCCGCTGACCACGGTCTCGCAGTCCGTCGAGGTCCAGGCCCACCACCTCGCCGCCCAGGTGATCGCCGCGCTGGACGGGCAGGCGCCGCCCCCGCGCCCGGAGCAGGTCGTGCACCTGGTGCGGCGCGCCTCGGCCTGA
- a CDS encoding adenylyl cyclase, whose amino-acid sequence MTSMRRLTVPALPTPRPTPRPRWRLRRAAQVAAAGAALVTVVGGGVAVAAPPRPAPPPPAAGNLGTTTTVFTPQTPLAEIQAKVDEVYARQVNNQFGTQRYALLFAPGTYGTDAHPLQIKVGYYTEVAGLGASPDDVTINGKVEVYNRCLADGGTANCIALDNFWRSVSNFHLAVNGTGQDGCRAGANFFAVSQASPMRRVHVTGGTLSLMDYCTAGPQYASGGFIADSQAGAVVNGSQQQWLIRNSTVGSWSNGVWNQVFSGVEGAPSGATFPDPPYTTLDTTPVSREKPYLFTDASGAYQVQVPAAHTATRGTSWVQDRTQGRTIPLRDFFTATPATPVQQINNALARGENLLLTPGVYDVDKAVAVKRAGTVVLGLGMATLTATAGNAAMTVADVPGVVVAGITIDAGTRTSPVLLQVGTKNGNHGRGTVDPANPTTLSDVFFRVGGPHVGKADTALEINTDRVLVDHAWVWRADHGEEGFTAGVEGDTDRWRTNTGRDGVVVNGDDVTATGLFVEHFQRYNTTWNGERGTTVLYQNELPYDPPTQADWTRPDGTLGYPGYAVARGVKTHHLYGGGSYVYNRNNPSIVTENGFEAPTTPGVQLQHLLTVNLGAGTTRHVVNGVGGQVDDSNTGTPQYVVAYPAG is encoded by the coding sequence ATGACCTCGATGAGGAGGCTGACCGTGCCCGCACTCCCCACCCCCCGTCCCACCCCCCGTCCCCGGTGGCGGCTGCGTCGTGCGGCGCAGGTCGCCGCGGCGGGCGCCGCCCTGGTCACCGTCGTCGGCGGTGGCGTGGCCGTCGCCGCACCCCCGCGCCCGGCACCCCCGCCTCCCGCGGCCGGGAACCTCGGCACCACGACCACGGTGTTCACCCCGCAGACCCCGCTCGCCGAGATCCAGGCGAAGGTCGACGAGGTCTACGCCCGGCAGGTGAACAACCAGTTCGGCACCCAGCGGTACGCGTTGCTGTTCGCACCCGGCACCTACGGCACCGACGCGCACCCGTTGCAGATCAAGGTCGGGTACTACACCGAGGTCGCGGGACTGGGTGCCTCGCCGGACGACGTCACGATCAACGGCAAGGTCGAGGTCTACAACCGCTGCCTCGCCGACGGCGGCACCGCGAACTGCATCGCGCTGGACAACTTCTGGCGTTCGGTGTCGAACTTCCACCTCGCCGTCAACGGCACGGGCCAGGACGGGTGCCGCGCCGGGGCGAACTTCTTCGCCGTCTCGCAGGCCTCCCCGATGCGCCGGGTCCACGTCACCGGGGGAACCCTGTCGCTGATGGACTACTGCACCGCGGGCCCGCAGTACGCCAGCGGGGGTTTCATCGCCGACTCCCAGGCCGGCGCGGTCGTCAACGGGTCCCAGCAGCAGTGGCTGATCCGCAACAGCACCGTCGGCAGCTGGAGCAACGGCGTGTGGAACCAGGTCTTCTCCGGCGTCGAGGGCGCCCCGAGCGGAGCCACCTTCCCGGACCCGCCGTACACCACGCTGGACACCACCCCGGTCAGCCGCGAGAAGCCGTACCTGTTCACCGACGCCTCCGGCGCCTACCAGGTGCAGGTGCCCGCCGCGCACACCGCGACCCGCGGAACCTCCTGGGTCCAGGACCGCACGCAGGGCCGGACCATCCCGCTGCGCGACTTCTTCACCGCCACCCCCGCCACGCCGGTGCAGCAGATCAACAACGCGCTGGCCCGCGGGGAGAACCTCCTGCTGACCCCGGGCGTCTACGACGTCGACAAGGCCGTCGCGGTCAAGCGTGCCGGCACCGTGGTCCTCGGCCTGGGCATGGCCACGCTCACCGCCACCGCCGGGAACGCGGCGATGACCGTCGCCGACGTCCCCGGGGTCGTGGTCGCCGGGATCACGATCGACGCGGGCACCCGGACGTCCCCGGTGCTGCTGCAGGTCGGCACGAAGAACGGCAACCACGGCAGGGGCACGGTCGACCCGGCGAACCCGACGACCCTGTCCGACGTGTTCTTCCGCGTCGGGGGCCCGCACGTCGGCAAGGCCGACACCGCCCTGGAGATCAACACCGACCGCGTCCTCGTCGACCACGCCTGGGTCTGGCGCGCGGACCACGGCGAGGAGGGTTTCACCGCCGGCGTCGAGGGCGACACCGACCGCTGGAGGACCAACACCGGGCGCGACGGGGTCGTCGTGAACGGCGACGACGTGACGGCGACCGGCCTGTTCGTCGAGCACTTCCAGCGCTACAACACCACCTGGAACGGCGAGCGCGGGACCACCGTGCTGTACCAGAACGAACTGCCGTACGACCCGCCCACGCAGGCCGACTGGACCCGCCCGGACGGCACCCTCGGCTACCCCGGGTACGCGGTGGCCCGCGGGGTGAAGACCCACCACCTCTACGGCGGCGGTTCCTACGTCTACAACCGCAACAACCCCTCGATCGTCACCGAGAACGGTTTCGAGGCACCCACCACGCCGGGCGTGCAGCTGCAGCACCTGCTGACCGTCAACCTCGGCGCCGGCACCACCCGGCACGTCGTGAACGGCGTCGGGGGGCAGGTGGACGACAGCAACACCGGGACGCCGCAGTACGTGGTCGCCTACCCGGCGGGCTGA
- a CDS encoding saccharopine dehydrogenase family protein: MARELDRAVDVVLFGASGFVGRLTAAHLAAHAPAGTRIALAGRSRERLAAVARDLGPVAADWPLVVADAADEASLRTLAESTHVVVSTVGPYLRHGLPLVQACARAGTHYADLTGEVLFVRRSIDTAEETARASGARIVHSCGFDSVPSDLAVLLAHEWARAQGAGPLASATLEVMSVRGGFSGGTVDSLRLQLDTARRDERARALVADPYALSPDRAGEPDLGRQPDAFAPHRRAATGDWVAPFVMASYNTRVVRRSNALQGHAYGPRLRYTEVMAFSGRTAALRAGAVTGVLAGLTGLLAVEPLRPLLDRLLPSPGTGPGERTRRTGRFRLRLDARTESGRRTGVTVAAHGDPGYAATAVMLGESALALALDEDRLPAGAGVLTPATGIGTPLVDRLRRRGFTLDVTD, from the coding sequence GTGGCTCGCGAACTGGACCGCGCAGTGGACGTCGTGCTGTTCGGCGCCTCGGGTTTCGTCGGGCGGCTGACCGCGGCGCACCTGGCCGCGCACGCCCCCGCCGGGACGCGGATCGCCCTGGCCGGCCGCTCGCGCGAACGGCTGGCGGCGGTGGCCCGCGACCTGGGGCCGGTCGCGGCGGACTGGCCGCTCGTGGTGGCCGACGCCGCCGACGAGGCGTCCCTGCGCACGCTCGCGGAGTCCACGCACGTCGTCGTCTCGACCGTCGGCCCCTACCTGCGCCACGGGCTGCCGCTGGTGCAGGCGTGCGCGCGCGCCGGAACCCACTACGCCGACCTGACCGGCGAGGTCCTGTTCGTGCGCCGCAGCATCGACACCGCCGAGGAGACGGCCCGCGCGAGCGGGGCCCGGATCGTGCACTCGTGCGGTTTCGACTCGGTGCCCTCGGACCTGGCCGTGCTGCTCGCGCACGAGTGGGCGCGGGCGCAGGGCGCCGGTCCGCTCGCGAGCGCCACGCTGGAGGTCATGTCGGTGCGCGGCGGCTTCAGCGGCGGCACCGTGGACTCATTGCGCCTGCAGCTGGACACCGCCCGCCGCGACGAACGGGCGCGGGCGCTGGTGGCCGACCCGTACGCCCTGAGCCCCGACCGCGCGGGCGAACCGGACCTGGGCCGCCAGCCGGACGCGTTCGCCCCCCACCGGCGCGCCGCGACGGGCGACTGGGTGGCGCCCTTCGTGATGGCCTCGTACAACACCCGGGTGGTGCGGCGCAGCAACGCCCTGCAGGGCCACGCCTACGGGCCGCGGCTGCGCTACACCGAGGTGATGGCGTTCTCCGGGCGCACCGCGGCCCTGCGGGCGGGCGCGGTCACGGGGGTCCTGGCCGGGCTCACCGGTCTGCTCGCGGTCGAACCCCTGCGCCCGCTGCTGGACCGCCTGCTGCCCTCGCCCGGGACGGGCCCGGGCGAGCGGACCCGCCGCACGGGCCGTTTCCGGCTGCGCCTGGACGCGCGCACGGAGTCCGGCCGCCGGACCGGCGTGACCGTGGCCGCCCACGGCGACCCCGGGTACGCCGCGACCGCGGTGATGCTCGGTGAGAGCGCCCTGGCGCTCGCCCTCGACGAGGACCGCCTGCCCGCCGGCGCCGGTGTCCTGACCCCCGCCACGGGCATCGGGACCCCGCTCGTGGACCGTCTGCGCCGCAGGGGGTTCACGCTCGACGTCACCGACTGA
- a CDS encoding SDR family NAD(P)-dependent oxidoreductase produces the protein MTVTLITGGNKGLGHETARQLLDLGHDVWIGARDAGRGQEAAARIGARSVQLDVTDEASVRRALATIDAAEGRLDVLVHNAGVLETGLDGPAATRSFATNAVGVVLVTEAALPLLRRSANPTVVTVSSSMGSFWAVTNPDRPEAGFPLALYAASKAAATMLTLQYAKANPGIRFNAVEPGATATDMTAAFGIGRPVQESARVVVRWATPDPSGPTGTFQDEAGTLPW, from the coding sequence ATGACCGTCACGCTGATCACCGGGGGCAACAAGGGCCTCGGCCACGAGACCGCCCGGCAGCTGCTGGACCTCGGGCACGACGTGTGGATCGGCGCCCGCGACGCCGGGCGCGGGCAGGAGGCCGCCGCGCGGATCGGGGCGCGCTCCGTGCAGCTCGACGTCACGGACGAGGCCTCGGTGCGCCGGGCCCTGGCGACGATCGACGCCGCCGAGGGCCGTCTCGACGTCCTGGTGCACAACGCGGGCGTCCTGGAGACCGGGCTCGACGGCCCCGCCGCCACCAGGTCGTTCGCCACGAACGCCGTCGGCGTCGTGCTCGTCACGGAAGCCGCGCTGCCGCTGCTGCGCCGGTCCGCGAACCCCACCGTGGTCACCGTCTCCAGCAGCATGGGATCGTTCTGGGCCGTCACCAACCCCGACCGCCCCGAGGCCGGGTTCCCGCTGGCCCTGTACGCCGCGTCGAAGGCCGCGGCGACCATGCTGACCCTGCAGTACGCCAAGGCGAACCCCGGCATCCGGTTCAACGCCGTCGAACCCGGCGCGACCGCCACCGACATGACCGCCGCGTTCGGCATCGGACGGCCGGTGCAGGAGAGCGCACGGGTGGTCGTGCGGTGGGCCACCCCCGACCCGTCCGGCCCGACCGGGACCTTCCAGGACGAGGCGGGGACCCTGCCCTGGTGA
- a CDS encoding helix-turn-helix transcriptional regulator, which translates to MSESTNPLGAFLRARRELVTTEQVGLPNAGVRRVPGLRREEVAMLAGISADYYLRLERGRDRHPSPQVLESIAAVLQLDDEHVAHLLGMVAQVPRRRRRRARRQTPPAGALKLLGSLVQPAYIEDRYFDVLAANRLATALSPGTVVGGNQLRDLFLDAATQALYPDWEDVTECFVANLRQAVGTDVDDPRFIELTGELTLASPRFRTLWARHEVRGQSGGPVRFHHPQVGDLTLNRERLTINGSDDLMLVVHHPDAGSRDEETLGLLAATSLPPVPRRPGGREDAGGQREADGVRR; encoded by the coding sequence GTGAGCGAGTCGACGAACCCCCTCGGGGCCTTCCTGCGGGCCCGGCGCGAGCTGGTGACGACGGAGCAGGTGGGCCTGCCGAACGCCGGGGTGCGGCGCGTGCCGGGCCTGCGCCGGGAGGAGGTCGCGATGCTCGCCGGCATCAGCGCGGACTACTACCTGCGGCTGGAGCGCGGCCGCGACCGCCACCCCTCACCGCAGGTCCTGGAGTCGATCGCCGCCGTGCTGCAGCTCGACGACGAGCACGTCGCGCACCTGCTGGGAATGGTCGCGCAGGTGCCGCGCAGGCGCAGGCGCCGGGCGCGGCGGCAGACCCCTCCGGCGGGGGCGCTGAAGCTCCTGGGTTCCCTCGTGCAGCCCGCGTACATCGAGGACCGGTACTTCGACGTCCTCGCCGCGAACCGCCTGGCGACGGCGCTCTCACCGGGCACCGTCGTGGGGGGCAACCAGCTGCGGGACCTGTTCCTGGACGCCGCGACGCAGGCGCTGTACCCGGACTGGGAGGACGTGACGGAGTGCTTCGTCGCGAACCTGCGCCAGGCCGTCGGGACCGACGTCGACGACCCCCGGTTCATCGAGCTGACCGGTGAGCTGACGCTGGCCAGCCCCCGGTTCCGGACGCTGTGGGCCCGGCACGAGGTGCGCGGGCAGAGCGGGGGTCCGGTGCGCTTCCACCACCCCCAGGTCGGCGACCTGACCCTCAACCGGGAACGCCTGACCATCAACGGCAGCGACGACCTGATGCTGGTGGTCCACCACCCGGACGCGGGGTCGCGCGACGAGGAGACCCTCGGCCTGCTCGCCGCCACGAGCCTGCCCCCCGTCCCACGTCGTCCCGGTGGGCGCGAGGACGCCGGGGGCCAGCGGGAGGCGGACGGGGTCCGGCGGTGA
- a CDS encoding GNAT family N-acetyltransferase, with amino-acid sequence MTGFVLAVDEDVELVLTEPWLVPSVHALLLADLEHLQPWEELARPDLTLEEFAARLRTTRLAWVDGKALPCTLRWRGEVVGALGASLDPELSRAGLGYWIDAGHQGRGIVTRAAATLREHLVRDRGVQRVEIRCAAQNRPSRAVAERLGFTLEGTLRSVLPAAGGRHDVCVCGRLPGDDAHP; translated from the coding sequence GTGACGGGTTTCGTCCTGGCCGTCGACGAGGACGTGGAACTCGTCCTCACCGAACCCTGGCTGGTGCCCTCGGTGCACGCCCTGCTGCTGGCCGACCTCGAGCACCTGCAGCCGTGGGAGGAGCTGGCGCGCCCGGACCTGACGCTGGAGGAGTTCGCCGCACGGCTGCGCACCACCCGGCTGGCGTGGGTCGACGGCAAGGCCCTGCCGTGCACGCTGCGCTGGCGCGGCGAGGTCGTCGGGGCGCTGGGGGCCAGCCTGGACCCCGAACTCTCCCGGGCGGGACTCGGGTACTGGATCGACGCCGGTCACCAGGGCCGGGGCATCGTCACCCGCGCCGCCGCAACCCTGCGCGAGCACCTCGTCCGCGACCGCGGGGTGCAGCGGGTCGAGATCCGGTGCGCGGCGCAGAACCGGCCCAGCCGGGCCGTGGCCGAGCGGCTGGGGTTCACGCTGGAGGGCACCCTGCGCTCGGTGCTGCCCGCGGCGGGGGGCCGGCACGACGTCTGCGTCTGCGGTCGGCTGCCGGGGGACGACGCACACCCGTGA